In the Ipomoea triloba cultivar NCNSP0323 chromosome 6, ASM357664v1 genome, one interval contains:
- the LOC116022276 gene encoding G-type lectin S-receptor-like serine/threonine-protein kinase At4g27290 isoform X1: MGDFHLLFVLCLIFSTLKISSARDTISLDDPLHENETIISSGGTFEMGFFRPSSTSLNRYVGIWYKKIIPKKTAVWVANRKAPLSTNASSVALKILSQSQQLLALLTDTNDVVLSVNTLSSSPISLRNPVMQLLDSGNLVVRDGGEENPESFLWQSFDYPTDTYLPGMKMGINFETGHEVYLSAWKSAEDPAPSEYTSNLLVTGYPQGIIRRGKAMIYRSGPWNGVKWSGIPSPDINPIYNYDLFINKTEIYTNFSLVNESVISVLYINYTGVVHRLMWVEGMRNWITIGKLPTDDCDRYGNCGGNGLCNIGNFPVCGCLDHFLPRNQAEWGMANFAGGCGRKRSLDCQSGKDSGGFLNYSGIKLPDTQNSWYNETMTLQECQQECWKNCSCTAFSSLDVRNGGSGCLIWFGDLVDIRQMAGRGQDIFIRLAASELVSGSGFRREHRKILEIVAVTLSSVIGLFLISGLSLMLYVRRKKKTKVLRDEDFELPVFHLRTIARATNNFSVDNKLGEGGFGPVYKGVLENGQEIAVKRLSKASVQGIHEFKNEVVFIAKLQHRNLVSILGCCIQGEEQMLIYEYMPNRSLDLFIFDPTKRKLLDWPKRFNIINGIARGLMYLHQDSRLRIIHRDLKASNVLLDVDMNPKISDFGLAKSVAGNETGANTSRVVGTHGYMSPEYAVLGIFSIKSDVFSFGVSVLEIVSGMRNKGFSPEDQYHTLLGHAWKLYREGRSDDLVDYHLVVESGDLSQVLRSIHVGLLCVQQHPDDRPTMSSVVQMLSNDAVLPEPKEPGFFTQMGFTSAECSSSTPAASSLNEVSISLVDLS; the protein is encoded by the exons ATGGGAGATTTTCATTTGCTTTTTGTGTTGTGCTTAATCTTTTCCACACTAAAGATTTCATCAGCGAGAGATACAATTAGTCTTGATGATCCCCTCCATGAAAATGAAACCATTATTTCATCTGGAGGAACCTTCGAGATGGGGTTTTTCAGGCCTTCTTCCACTTCCTTAAACCGCTATGTCGGCATATGGTACAAGAAAATAATTCCTAAGAAGACTGCGGTTTGGGTTGCCAACAGAAAAGCTCCACTCAGTACAAACGCATCGTCTGTTGCGTTGAAGATACTCAGCCAATCCCAACAACTACTCGCTCTTCTCACCGACACCAATGATGTTGTCTTGTCTGTTAACACGTTGTCGTCTTCGCCAATTTCTCTGCGAAATCCGGTGATGCAATTGCTGGATTCCGGGAACCTTGTGGTGCGAGATGGTGGAGAGGAAAACCCGGAGAGTTTTTTATGGCAGAGCTTTGATTATCCGACGGATACTTATCTGCCGGGGATGAAAATGGGGATAAACTTTGAAACTGGGCATGAAGTTTATCTTTCGGCGTGGAAAAGTGCTGAGGATCCAGCGCCGTCTGAGTATACATCGAATCTTCTTGTCACCGGATATCCACAGGGAATTATCCGGCGAGGAAAAGCTATGATCTACCGGAGCGGCCCGTGGAACGGGGTGAAGTGGAGTGGAATTCCCAGTCCGGATATAAATCCCATTTACAATTATGATTTGTTCATCAACAAGACCGAGATTTACACCAACTTTTCTCTGGTCAATGAATCTGTTATATCAGTGTTGTATATAAACTACACTGGTGTTGTGCATCGCCTGATGTGGGTGGAGGGGATGAGAAATTGGATAACGATTGGGAAATTGCCCACAGATGACTGTGACAGATATGGGAACTGTGGGGGAAATGGGCTCTGCAATATAGGTAATTTTCCAGTTTGTGGTTGCTTGGATCACTTCTTGCCCCGAAACCAGGCAGAATGGGGGATGGCAAATTTTGCTGGAGGGTGTGGCCGGAAGAGGAGCCTGGACTGCCAAAGTGGAAAAGATTCAGGTGGATTTCTTAATTATTCTGGGATCAAATTGCCAGATACCCAGAATTCGTGGTACAACGAGACGATGACGCTCCAAGAATGCCAGCAAGAATGCTGGAAAAACTGTTCTTGTACTGCGTTTTCGAGTTTGGATGTCAGGAATGGAGGGAGTGGGTGTCTGATATGGTTTGGGGACTTGGTTGACATTAGACAGATGGCTGGAAGAGGGCAAGACATATTCATCAGACTTGCAGCTTCTGAACTAG TTTCTGGTTCAGGGTTCAGAAGGGAGCACAGAAAAATTCTGGAAATAGTTGCAGTCACTTTGTCATCAGTTATTGGATTGTTTCTGATATCAGGGCTAAGCTTGATGTTGTATGTGCggagaaagaagaagacaaaagtTCTGCGCGATGAAGATTTCGAGCTGCCTGTTTTTCACTTGCGTACGATAGCTCGAGCTACCAACAACTTTTCAGTTGACAACAAGCTTGGAGAGGGCGGTTTTGGACCTGTTTACAAG GGTGTACTGGAAAATGGGCAGGAAATTGCTGTGAAGAGGCTTTCCAAGGCATCTGTGCAAGGAATTCATGAGTTCAAGAACGAAGTCGTGTTTATTGCCAAGCTTCAACATCGAAACCTGGTGAGTATTCTGGGATGCTGCATTCAAGGGGAAGAACAGATGTTAATCTATGAATACATGCCTAACAGAAGCTTGGACCTCTTCATATTTG ATCCCACAAAAAGGAAGCTACTCGACTGGCCTAAACGGTTCAACATAATCAATGGAATCGCTCGAGGTCTGATGTATCTTCATCAAGATTCCAGGCTTAGGATTATTCATAGGGACCTCAAAGCTAGCAACGTTTTGCTAGACGTCGACATGAACCCGAAGATATCCGATTTTGGATTGGCCAAGAGCGTGGCAGGGAATGAGACTGGAGCAAACACAAGTCGAGTTGTTGGAACACA TGGCTATATGTCTCCCGAATATGCAGTGCTGGGgattttttcaattaaatcagaCGTGTTCAGTTTTGGTGTCTCTGTGCTTGAGATTGTTAGTGGTATGAGAAACAAAGGATTTTCCCCGGAAGATCAATACCACACCCTCCTTGGGCAT GCCTGGAAACTTTACAGAGAAGGCAGATCAGATGATCTAGTAGATTACCATCTAGTAGTTGAATCAGGTGATTTGTCTCAAGTTCTGAGATCAATCCATGTCGGTTTACTATGTGTGCAACAACATCCCGATGACAGACCAACCATGTCGTCTGTAGTTCAGATGTTAAGCAATGATGCCGTATTGCCTGAACCGAAAGAACCCGGTTTTTTCACACAAATGGGGTTTACCAGTGCTGAATGTTCATCAAGCACACCAGCTGCAAGTTCCTTAAATGAAGTTTCCATCAGCTTGGTTGATCTTAGTTAG
- the LOC116023116 gene encoding G-type lectin S-receptor-like serine/threonine-protein kinase At4g27290 has product MGEFPLLFVFSLLFSILPISPARDGIALNDTLQEDETIISSGGIFEMGYFSPNNSLNRYVGIWYKKIPVKTVVWVANREVPLSANASSVVLRIINLSQLALLSDNNDVIWFANMSLSRSVQNPVLQLLDSGNLVVRDGGDLNPENFFWQSFDHPTDTLLPGMKVGFVTGHEVYLTAWKSDDNPAPAEYSVHIDNTGYPQGFVMNGMAVTYRSGPWNGVRWSGVPMMDKNPIYTYALVINKHEVYTSYSLNNNSIISILVLTNTGFIERLVWVGGMKNWITFGKFPTDSCDMYRACGANGICNIYNFPICGCLDKFLPRNQEAWNIADYSGGCVRRRGLHCNNGTDIFVKYPGIKLPDTKYSWYDETMTLQECEQVCLKNCSCTAYSRLDIRNGGSGCLLWFGDLIDIRKLSDRGQDIYIRLASSELDKNTTHGFLNGSKRKHGNKSELLAASLSSVMGLILVGLSLMFCLWRKKTEVLHDHEFELPIFDFPTIARATNNFSADNKLGQGGFGPVYKGVLENGQEIAVKRLSKASVQGIDELKNEVIFIAKLQHRNLVSLLGCCIQREEQMLIYEYMPNRSLDLFIFDHEKKKLLDWPKRFNIINGIARGLMYLHQDSRLRIIHRDLKASNVLLDIDMNPKISDFGLARSVGGDETGADTSRVVGTHGYMSPEYAVLGIFSIKSDVFSFGVSLLEIVSGMRNKGFSLKDQYHTLLGHAWKLHGDGRSAELVDEHIVAEPDDLSQVLRSIHVGLLCVQQYPDDRPTMSEVVQMLTHDAVLPEPKEPGFFTGRPLSASTQASSSSSTQPAACSINEVSLSLVDPR; this is encoded by the exons ATGGGAGAATTTCCCCTGCTCTTTGTATTTTCCTTACTATTTTCTATACTACCTATTTCTCCAGCAAGAGATGGAATTGCACTTAATGATACCCTCCAAGAAGATGAAACCATCATTTCATCTGGAGGAATCTTTGAGATGGGGTATTTTAGCCCCAACAATTCCTTAAACCGCTATGTTGGCATATGGTACAAGAAAATTCCTGTGAAGACTGTGGTGTGGGTTGCCAACAGAGAAGTTCCGCTCAGTGCTAATGCATCGTCGGTTGTGCTGAGAATCATTAACCTAAGCCAACTTGCTCTTCTCAGTGATAACAATGACGTTATATGGTTTGCTAACATGTCATTGTCAAGATCTGTACAAAATCCAGTATTGCAGTTGTTGGACTCGGGGAACCTTGTGGTGCGAGATGGTGGTGATTTGAACCCAGAAAATTTCTTCTGGCAGAGTTTTGATCATCCAACAGATACGCTCTTGCCAGGCATGAAGGTGGGCTTTGTAACTGGCCATGAGGTATACCTTACAGCATGGAAGAGTGATGACAATCCTGCACCAGCTGAATATTCAGTTCATATAGATAATACTGGATATCCACAAGGTTTCGTTATGAATGGTATGGCAGTGACATATCGGAGTGGTCCATGGAATGGTGTGCGGTGGAGCGGAGTACCAATGATGGACAAAAATCCCATATACACATATGCTTTGGTTATTAACAAGCATGAGGTTTATACTAGTTATTCTCTCAATAATAACTCAATTATATCTATATTAGTTTTAACTAACACTGGTTTTATCGAGCGCTTGGTGTGGGTTGGTgggatgaaaaattggattactTTTGGAAAATTTCCTACAGATTCTTGTGACATGTACAGAGCATGTGGTGCAAATGGCATTTGCAACATTTATAATTTTCCCATTTGTGGATGTTTGGATAAGTTTCTTCCCAGAAACCAAGAAGCATGGAACATTGCAGATTATTCTGGAGGATGTGTTCGGAGGAGGGGACTGCACTGCAACAACGGAACAGATATATTTGTGAAGTATCCTGGCATTAAATTGCCAGATACAAAGTACTCCTGGTATGATGAGACGATGACACTCCAAGAGTGCGAGCAAGTTTGCTTGAAGAACTGCTCTTGTACTGCTTATTCAAGATTGGATATTAGGAATGGGGGAAGTGGCTGTTTGCTCTGGTTCGGGGACTTGATTGACATTAGAAAGCTATCTGATAGAGGTCAAGACATATATATCAGACTGGCTTCTTCTGAGCTAGATAAGAATACAACTCATGGATTCTTGAATG GCTCCAAAAGGAAACATGGTAATAAGTCGGAACTACTTGCAGCCAGTTTGTCATCAGTTATGGGATTAATTCTCGTAGGGCTGAGCTTGATGTTCTGTTTGTGGAGAAAGAAGACTGAAGTACTGCATGATCATGAATTTGAGCTACCAATTTTTGACTTTCCTACCATAGCTAGAGCTACCAACAACTTTTCAGCCGACAACAAGCTTGGACAGGGTGGTTTTGGACCTGTTTATAAG GGTGTCCTAGAAAATGGACAGGAAATTGCTGTGAAGAGGCTCTCCAAGGCATCTGTGCAAGGAATTGATGAGCTCAAGAATGAAGTTATCTTTATTGCAAAACTTCAACATCGAAATCTAGTGAGTCTTCTGGGATGCTGCATTCAACGGGAAGAACAGATGTTAATCTATGAGTACATGCCTAACAGAAGTCTGGATCTCTTCATATTTG ACCATGAAAAAAAGAAGCTACTTGATTGGCCAAAGCGGTTCAACATAATCAATGGAATTGCCCGGGGTCTAATGTATCTTCATCAAGATTCCAGGCTTAGAATTATTCATAGGGATCTCAAAGCTAGCAACGTTTTGCTAGACATAGACATGAACCCAAAGATATCAGATTTTGGATTGGCTAGGAGTGTTGGAGGAGACGAGACTGGAGCAGACACAAGCCGAGTTGTTGGAACACA TGGCTATATGTCTCCAGAATATGCAGTACTTggaattttttcaattaaatcagaTGTGTTTAGCTTCGGTGTCTCATTGCTAGAGATTGTCAGCGGCATGAGAAATAAAGGATTTTCTTTAAAAGATCAATACCACACCCTTCTTGGGCAT GCATGGAAACTTCATGGCGATGGTAGATCAGCTGAACTAGTGGACGAGCATATAGTCGCTGAACCAGATGATTTGTCTCAAGTTCTAAGGTCAATCCATGTCGGCTTGCTGTGCGTGCAGCAATATCCCGACGACAGGCCTACCATGTCTGAGGTAGTTCAGATGTTAACTCATGATGCTGTGCTGCCTGAACCTAAAGAACCCGGTTTCTTCACAGGAAGACCGCTATCTGCTAGTACTCAAGCTTCATCAAGCTCAAGCACACAACCCGCTGCATGTTCGATAAACGAAGTTTCCCTCAGTTTGGTCGATCCTAGGTAG
- the LOC116022276 gene encoding G-type lectin S-receptor-like serine/threonine-protein kinase At4g27290 isoform X2: MGDFHLLFVLCLIFSTLKISSARDTISLDDPLHENETIISSGGTFEMGFFRPSSTSLNRYVGIWYKKIIPKKTAVWVANRKAPLSTNASSVALKILSQSQQLLALLTDTNDVVLSVNTLSSSPISLRNPVMQLLDSGNLVVRDGGEENPESFLWQSFDYPTDTYLPGMKMGINFETGHEVYLSAWKSAEDPAPSEYTSNLLVTGYPQGIIRRGKAMIYRSGPWNGVKWSGIPSPDINPIYNYDLFINKTEIYTNFSLVNESVISVLYINYTGVVHRLMWVEGMRNWITIGKLPTDDCDRYGNCGGNGLCNIGNFPVCGCLDHFLPRNQAEWGMANFAGGCGRKRSLDCQSGKDSGGFLNYSGIKLPDTQNSWYNETMTLQECQQECWKNCSCTAFSSLDVRNGGSGCLIWFGDLVDIRQMAGRGQDIFIRLAASELGFRREHRKILEIVAVTLSSVIGLFLISGLSLMLYVRRKKKTKVLRDEDFELPVFHLRTIARATNNFSVDNKLGEGGFGPVYKGVLENGQEIAVKRLSKASVQGIHEFKNEVVFIAKLQHRNLVSILGCCIQGEEQMLIYEYMPNRSLDLFIFDPTKRKLLDWPKRFNIINGIARGLMYLHQDSRLRIIHRDLKASNVLLDVDMNPKISDFGLAKSVAGNETGANTSRVVGTHGYMSPEYAVLGIFSIKSDVFSFGVSVLEIVSGMRNKGFSPEDQYHTLLGHAWKLYREGRSDDLVDYHLVVESGDLSQVLRSIHVGLLCVQQHPDDRPTMSSVVQMLSNDAVLPEPKEPGFFTQMGFTSAECSSSTPAASSLNEVSISLVDLS, translated from the exons ATGGGAGATTTTCATTTGCTTTTTGTGTTGTGCTTAATCTTTTCCACACTAAAGATTTCATCAGCGAGAGATACAATTAGTCTTGATGATCCCCTCCATGAAAATGAAACCATTATTTCATCTGGAGGAACCTTCGAGATGGGGTTTTTCAGGCCTTCTTCCACTTCCTTAAACCGCTATGTCGGCATATGGTACAAGAAAATAATTCCTAAGAAGACTGCGGTTTGGGTTGCCAACAGAAAAGCTCCACTCAGTACAAACGCATCGTCTGTTGCGTTGAAGATACTCAGCCAATCCCAACAACTACTCGCTCTTCTCACCGACACCAATGATGTTGTCTTGTCTGTTAACACGTTGTCGTCTTCGCCAATTTCTCTGCGAAATCCGGTGATGCAATTGCTGGATTCCGGGAACCTTGTGGTGCGAGATGGTGGAGAGGAAAACCCGGAGAGTTTTTTATGGCAGAGCTTTGATTATCCGACGGATACTTATCTGCCGGGGATGAAAATGGGGATAAACTTTGAAACTGGGCATGAAGTTTATCTTTCGGCGTGGAAAAGTGCTGAGGATCCAGCGCCGTCTGAGTATACATCGAATCTTCTTGTCACCGGATATCCACAGGGAATTATCCGGCGAGGAAAAGCTATGATCTACCGGAGCGGCCCGTGGAACGGGGTGAAGTGGAGTGGAATTCCCAGTCCGGATATAAATCCCATTTACAATTATGATTTGTTCATCAACAAGACCGAGATTTACACCAACTTTTCTCTGGTCAATGAATCTGTTATATCAGTGTTGTATATAAACTACACTGGTGTTGTGCATCGCCTGATGTGGGTGGAGGGGATGAGAAATTGGATAACGATTGGGAAATTGCCCACAGATGACTGTGACAGATATGGGAACTGTGGGGGAAATGGGCTCTGCAATATAGGTAATTTTCCAGTTTGTGGTTGCTTGGATCACTTCTTGCCCCGAAACCAGGCAGAATGGGGGATGGCAAATTTTGCTGGAGGGTGTGGCCGGAAGAGGAGCCTGGACTGCCAAAGTGGAAAAGATTCAGGTGGATTTCTTAATTATTCTGGGATCAAATTGCCAGATACCCAGAATTCGTGGTACAACGAGACGATGACGCTCCAAGAATGCCAGCAAGAATGCTGGAAAAACTGTTCTTGTACTGCGTTTTCGAGTTTGGATGTCAGGAATGGAGGGAGTGGGTGTCTGATATGGTTTGGGGACTTGGTTGACATTAGACAGATGGCTGGAAGAGGGCAAGACATATTCATCAGACTTGCAGCTTCTGAACTAG GGTTCAGAAGGGAGCACAGAAAAATTCTGGAAATAGTTGCAGTCACTTTGTCATCAGTTATTGGATTGTTTCTGATATCAGGGCTAAGCTTGATGTTGTATGTGCggagaaagaagaagacaaaagtTCTGCGCGATGAAGATTTCGAGCTGCCTGTTTTTCACTTGCGTACGATAGCTCGAGCTACCAACAACTTTTCAGTTGACAACAAGCTTGGAGAGGGCGGTTTTGGACCTGTTTACAAG GGTGTACTGGAAAATGGGCAGGAAATTGCTGTGAAGAGGCTTTCCAAGGCATCTGTGCAAGGAATTCATGAGTTCAAGAACGAAGTCGTGTTTATTGCCAAGCTTCAACATCGAAACCTGGTGAGTATTCTGGGATGCTGCATTCAAGGGGAAGAACAGATGTTAATCTATGAATACATGCCTAACAGAAGCTTGGACCTCTTCATATTTG ATCCCACAAAAAGGAAGCTACTCGACTGGCCTAAACGGTTCAACATAATCAATGGAATCGCTCGAGGTCTGATGTATCTTCATCAAGATTCCAGGCTTAGGATTATTCATAGGGACCTCAAAGCTAGCAACGTTTTGCTAGACGTCGACATGAACCCGAAGATATCCGATTTTGGATTGGCCAAGAGCGTGGCAGGGAATGAGACTGGAGCAAACACAAGTCGAGTTGTTGGAACACA TGGCTATATGTCTCCCGAATATGCAGTGCTGGGgattttttcaattaaatcagaCGTGTTCAGTTTTGGTGTCTCTGTGCTTGAGATTGTTAGTGGTATGAGAAACAAAGGATTTTCCCCGGAAGATCAATACCACACCCTCCTTGGGCAT GCCTGGAAACTTTACAGAGAAGGCAGATCAGATGATCTAGTAGATTACCATCTAGTAGTTGAATCAGGTGATTTGTCTCAAGTTCTGAGATCAATCCATGTCGGTTTACTATGTGTGCAACAACATCCCGATGACAGACCAACCATGTCGTCTGTAGTTCAGATGTTAAGCAATGATGCCGTATTGCCTGAACCGAAAGAACCCGGTTTTTTCACACAAATGGGGTTTACCAGTGCTGAATGTTCATCAAGCACACCAGCTGCAAGTTCCTTAAATGAAGTTTCCATCAGCTTGGTTGATCTTAGTTAG
- the LOC116022277 gene encoding G-type lectin S-receptor-like serine/threonine-protein kinase At4g27290 has translation MADFHFHFHHLYLFLFSLIIFSILKISPARDTISLDDPLPENETIISSGGTFEMGIFSPSFTFSYVGIWYKNIPARPVVWVANRKVPLSKNVTSLVLKIVNSSHLALLSNANDVILSVNTSLSFSSPVMQLLDSGNLVVRDAGDENPENFLWQSFDYPTDTYLPGMKMGINFETGHEVYLSAWKSAEDPSPSDYTSNLLVTGYPQGIIRQGKALICRSGPWNGVRWSGIPSPDINPIYNYVLVINKTEIYTNYSLVNKSVISVLYMNYTGVVHRLMWVEGMRDWITIGKLPTDDCDRYGNCGGNGLCNIGNFPVCGCLDHFLPRNQADWGMAKFAGGCGRKKSLECHTGKDAGGFLKYSGIKVPDTQNSWYNETMTLQECQQECLRNCNCTAFSSLDVRNGGSGCLIWFGDLVDIRQMAGRGQDIFIRLAASELVSGSGFRREHRKILEIVAVTLSSVIGLFLISGLSLMLYVRRKKKTKFLRDEDFELPVFHLRTIARATNTFSADNKLGEGGFGPVYKGVLENGQEIAVKRLSKASVQGIXCCIQGEEQMLIYEYMPNRSLDLFIFDPTKRKLLDWPKRFNIINGIARGLMYLHQDSRLRIIHRDLKASNVLLDVEMNPKISDFGLARSVAGNETGADTSRVVGTHGYMSPEYAVLGIFSIKSDVFSFGVSVLEIVSGKRNKGFSLDDQYHTLLGHAWKLYREGRSDELVDDDLLVESGDLSEVLRSIHVGLLCVQQYPDDRPIMSSVVQMLSNDAALPEPKEPGFFTGKWLTSECSSSTQAASSLNEVSISLFDPR, from the exons ATGGCggattttcattttcattttcatcacCTTTAcctttttctcttctccttAATTATCTTCTCCATACTAAAGATTTCTCCGGCGAGAGATACTATTTCTCTCGATGATCCTCTCCCAGAAAATGAAACCATCATTTCCTCGGGAGGAACTTTTGAGATGGGAATCTTCAGTCCTTCTTTCACTTTCTCCTACGTCGGAATATGGTACAAGAATATTCCGGCTAGACCTGTAGTCTGGGTGGCCAACAGAAAAGTTCCGCTCAGTAAAAACGTGACGTCTCTGGTGTTAAAGATCGTTAACTCATCCCACCTTGCCCTCCTTAGTAACGCCAACGATGTTATCTTGTCCGTTAACACGTCGTTATCTTTTTCGTCTCCGGTGATGCAATTACTGGATTCCGGGAACCTTGTGGTGCGAGACGCCGGAGATGAAAACCCGGAAAATTTTTTATGGCAGAGCTTTGATTATCCGACGGATACTTATTTACCGGGGATGAAAATGGGGATAAACTTTGAAACTGGGCATGAAGTTTATCTTTCGGCGTGGAAAAGTGCTGAGGATCCATCACCGTCTGATTATACATCAAATCTTCTCGTCACCGGATATCCACAGGGAATTATCCGGCAAGGAAAAGCGTTAATTTGCCGGAGCGGGCCGTGGAACGGGGTGAGGTGGAGCGGGATTCCCAGCCCGGACATAAATCCCATTTACAATTACGTTTTAGTCATCAACAAGACCGAGATTTACACCAATTATTCTCTGGTGAATAAATCTGTGATTTCAGTGTTATATATGAACTACACTGGTGTTGTTCATCGCCTGATGTGGGTGGAGGGGATGAGAGATTGGATAACAATTGGGAAATTGCCCACAGATGATTGTGACAGATATGGGAACTGTGGGGGAAATGGGCTCTGCAATATAGGCAATTTTCCAGTTTGTGGTTGCTTGGATCACTTCTTGCCCAGAAACCAGGCAGATTGGGGGATGGCAAAGTTTGCTGGAGGGTGTGGCCGGAAGAAGAGCTTGGAGTGCCACACTGGAAAAGATGCAGGTGGGTTTCTCAAGTATTCGGGGATTAAAGTGCCAGATACCCAGAATTCTTGGTACAACGAGACGATGACGCTCCAAGAATGCCAGCAAGAATGCTTGAGAAACTGTAATTGTACCGCGTTTTCGAGTTTGGATGTCAGGAATGGAGGGAGTGGGTGTCTGATATGGTTTGGGGACTTGGTTGACATTAGACAGATGGCTGGAAGAGGGCAAGACATATTCATCAGACTTGCAGCTTCTGAACTAG TTTCTGGTTCAGGGTTCAGAAGGGAGCACAGAAAAATTCTGGAAATAGTTGCAGTCACTTTGTCATCAGTTATTGGATTGTTTCTGATATCAGGGCTAAGCTTGATGTTGTATGTGCGGAGAAAGAAGAAGACTAAATTTCTGCGCGATGAAGATTTCGAGCTGCCTGTTTTTCACTTGCGTACGATAGCTCGAGCTACCAACACCTTTTCAGCCGACAACAAGCTTGGAGAGGGCGGTTTTGGACCTGTTTACAAG GGTGTACTGGAAAATGGGCAGGAAATTGCTGTGAAGAGGCTTTCCAAGGCATCTGTGCAAGGAATTCANTGCTGCATTCAAGGGGAAGAACAGATGTTAATCTATGAATACATGCCTAACAGAAGCTTGGACCTCTTCATATTTG ATCCCACAAAAAGGAAGCTACTCGACTGGCCTAAACGGTTCAACATAATCAATGGAATCGCTCGAGGCCTGATGTATCTTCATCAAGATTCAAGACTCAGAATTATCCATAGGGATCTCAAAGCTAGCAATGTTTTGCTAGACGTTGAAATGAACCCGAAGATATCAGACTTTGGATTGGCCAGGAGCGTGGCAGGGAATGAGACGGGAGCAGACACAAGTCGAGTTGTTGGAACACA TGGCTATATGTCTCCCGAATATGCAGTGCTCGGGATTTTCTCAATTAAATCAGACGTGTTCAGCTTCGGTGTCTCCGTGCTCGAGATTGTCAGTGGTAAGAGAAACAAAGGATTTTCCCTGGATGATCAATACCACACCCTCCTTGGGCAT GCCTGGAAACTTTACAGAGAAGGCAGATCAGATGAACTAGTAGATGATGATCTATTAGTTGAATCAGGTGATCTCTCTGAAGTTCTGAGATCAATCCATGTCGGTTTGCTGTGCGTGCAGCAATATCCCGATGACAGACCAATCATGTCTTCTGTAGTTCAGATGTTAAGCAATGACGCGGCATTGCCTGAACCGAAAGAGCCCGGTTTCTTCACAGGAAAATGGCTTACCAGTGAATGTTCATCAAGCACACAAGCTGCAAGTTCCTTAAATGAAGTTTCCATCAGCTTGTTTGATCCTAGGTAG